Proteins from a single region of Murdochiella vaginalis:
- a CDS encoding type II toxin-antitoxin system RelE/ParE family toxin, translating to MEHYEVLVSESFHRDLTNIVYYLAHQLDAPLAASSFLANVEKTVESLSFMPYRFSLVDDAYLRPKGFRKCVIKNYLLFYRIREEDKTIAIHRLLHTKQNWLQIL from the coding sequence ATGGAACACTATGAAGTTCTCGTTTCCGAATCCTTTCATCGAGATCTGACCAACATTGTGTACTACCTTGCTCATCAATTGGATGCGCCTCTTGCCGCTTCCTCTTTTTTGGCAAATGTGGAGAAAACCGTGGAAAGCCTCTCGTTTATGCCTTATCGATTTTCCCTCGTAGATGACGCGTATCTTCGTCCCAAAGGCTTTCGAAAATGCGTAATCAAGAACTATCTTCTTTTCTATCGAATCCGGGAAGAAGACAAAACGATAGCAATTCACCGTCTTCTCCATACCAAACAAAACTGGTTACAAATTTTATGA
- a CDS encoding pyruvate carboxylase subunit B, with protein MSEVFIQDLTVRDGNQSLLATRMQREDIITLAKALDKVGFHSMEVWGGATFDSAFRFLHQSAWENLREIRQAAKNTKLSMLLRGQNIVGYRHYDNDTLERFIRLTIENGIDVIRCFDALNDTNNLKNAFRFVKKHHGHLQGAIAYTVSPVHNNEYYVKLAKEFVDMGADSICIKDMAGICTPQNAYELVSALKKAVDVPIDLHTHTTGNATALVMLEAMKAGVDIVDGCISPFSGGTSHLADETLLEVAKLAGREVNIDREALSEAYEIADRLASKYIASGDMRARSLVPNPKILTYQVPGGMLSNLLSQLEGQKQGHRFNDVLKEVPNVRKDMGYPPLVTPLSQMVGTQAVMNVLFGERYKMVPKEIKDYVQGFYGRSPAEKDPEVVAKVLKGIEPKKPTDPDDLPFIYEDEKKKLEKALGREAAEEEVIAYILFPQQVESLLTGAWKEEEAAAKAKAEAEEKAKQEKAAAAAAATQAATTSNSESVTLEKVAVMAVAAHLSSGGGAECFEMFLPEGK; from the coding sequence ATGAGCGAAGTGTTTATTCAAGATTTAACGGTTCGAGATGGCAATCAGTCGCTACTGGCCACGCGCATGCAGCGCGAAGACATCATTACCTTGGCGAAAGCGTTGGACAAAGTGGGCTTCCATTCGATGGAAGTTTGGGGCGGGGCAACGTTTGACTCTGCATTTCGCTTTTTGCATCAAAGTGCATGGGAGAATCTGCGCGAAATTCGTCAGGCGGCAAAGAACACCAAGCTCTCGATGCTTCTGCGTGGGCAAAACATCGTAGGCTATCGCCATTATGACAATGATACGCTGGAGCGTTTCATTCGTTTGACCATCGAAAACGGCATTGATGTCATTCGTTGCTTCGATGCCCTGAATGATACCAATAATCTCAAGAATGCGTTTCGCTTTGTCAAAAAGCATCATGGTCATCTACAAGGGGCCATCGCTTACACCGTAAGCCCGGTGCACAACAATGAGTACTACGTCAAGCTGGCGAAAGAATTTGTCGACATGGGTGCAGACTCCATCTGTATCAAGGATATGGCCGGTATCTGCACGCCGCAAAATGCCTATGAGCTGGTTTCGGCGCTGAAAAAAGCGGTGGATGTGCCCATCGATTTGCACACCCACACCACCGGCAACGCGACCGCATTGGTCATGCTGGAGGCCATGAAGGCCGGGGTGGATATTGTGGATGGCTGCATTTCTCCCTTCTCCGGCGGAACATCCCACTTGGCAGATGAGACGCTTCTCGAAGTGGCCAAGCTTGCAGGGCGCGAGGTTAACATTGATCGCGAAGCCCTCAGCGAAGCCTACGAGATTGCCGATCGTCTGGCTTCGAAATACATTGCTTCCGGGGACATGCGTGCACGCTCCCTGGTACCGAATCCCAAGATCTTGACCTATCAGGTTCCGGGCGGCATGCTCTCCAATCTTTTAAGCCAATTGGAAGGCCAGAAGCAAGGCCATCGCTTTAATGATGTTCTTAAAGAGGTGCCAAATGTGCGAAAAGATATGGGTTATCCGCCGCTGGTCACGCCGCTTTCCCAAATGGTAGGAACACAGGCCGTCATGAACGTGCTCTTCGGCGAACGCTATAAAATGGTGCCGAAGGAGATTAAAGATTATGTGCAAGGCTTTTATGGACGCTCGCCGGCTGAGAAAGACCCCGAGGTGGTGGCCAAGGTTTTGAAAGGCATCGAGCCGAAAAAGCCGACCGACCCGGATGATCTTCCGTTTATCTATGAAGACGAGAAGAAAAAACTGGAAAAAGCGTTGGGACGTGAAGCGGCCGAAGAAGAAGTTATTGCCTATATTCTGTTCCCGCAACAGGTGGAGTCTTTGCTGACCGGAGCCTGGAAAGAGGAAGAAGCTGCGGCCAAAGCCAAAGCAGAAGCGGAGGAGAAAGCCAAACAGGAAAAAGCGGCAGCGGCCGCTGCAGCAACACAGGCAGCGACGACATCGAATAGCGAATCCGTTACGCTAGAAAAAGTGGCTGTTATGGCGGTAGCCGCCCATTTGTCCTCCGGTGGCGGAGCGGAATGCTTCGAGATGTTTCTTCCCGAGGGGAAATAG
- a CDS encoding ABC transporter ATP-binding protein, translating to MEHVVKVNDLVKRYKELVAIDHLSLTVDKGEIFGLLGPNGSGKTTLINCILALLKFDHGEIEIFGTPMSSTNASVKKQIGLVPQNVAVYEELTVQENIDYFCSLYVQDEKKRKALVEEAIHFVELEDFRHFHPSKLSGGLLRRLNLACGIAHKPRLLILDEPTVAVDPQSRNRILEGIRKLRDEGATVIYTSHYMEEIELLCDRLVILDHGKSLVEGTSREILAQTSLRETVKVGVAELTDAQLAWIRQEPAFVSPSYDGKYLQLQLRTSAMSAIDLIHRLEEKGISLLSIETDRPTLNDVFLEITGKELRDHA from the coding sequence ATGGAACATGTGGTAAAGGTCAACGATTTGGTCAAGCGTTACAAAGAACTGGTAGCCATTGACCATCTCAGCTTGACCGTAGATAAAGGCGAGATATTTGGCTTGTTGGGTCCGAATGGATCCGGTAAGACGACCTTGATTAACTGCATTTTAGCCTTGCTCAAATTTGACCATGGTGAGATTGAAATTTTTGGCACACCGATGTCCTCGACAAATGCATCCGTCAAAAAACAGATCGGACTGGTACCGCAGAACGTGGCGGTCTATGAAGAACTGACTGTCCAGGAGAATATTGATTATTTCTGCAGTCTCTATGTGCAGGACGAAAAGAAACGCAAAGCATTGGTAGAAGAGGCCATTCACTTTGTAGAACTGGAGGATTTTCGTCATTTTCATCCATCCAAACTTTCCGGCGGATTATTGCGACGTCTCAATTTAGCCTGCGGCATCGCGCATAAGCCGCGGCTTCTGATCTTGGATGAACCGACTGTTGCGGTGGATCCGCAATCCCGAAACCGCATTCTGGAAGGCATTCGTAAGCTGCGGGATGAGGGTGCCACGGTCATCTATACGTCACACTACATGGAAGAAATTGAACTGCTGTGCGATCGCTTGGTCATTTTGGATCACGGGAAGTCGTTAGTGGAAGGAACCAGCCGTGAAATTCTGGCGCAAACGTCGCTGAGGGAGACGGTAAAAGTGGGGGTTGCAGAACTTACCGACGCTCAACTGGCCTGGATTAGGCAAGAGCCCGCATTCGTGTCGCCTTCTTATGACGGAAAATATCTGCAACTGCAGCTTCGCACGTCTGCCATGAGCGCCATTGATCTCATCCATCGATTAGAAGAAAAAGGTATTTCTCTATTGTCCATTGAAACCGATCGACCCACCTTAAATGATGTTTTTCTGGAAATCACCGGAAAGGAGCTGCGTGATCATGCGTAA
- a CDS encoding sensor histidine kinase encodes MKRFYLWGGVVLLSVLATFFLSALPLSVDAYLHILFILSGNALFYLLSLLAPEKVSQKHKAFLFLLSASLITLFSGSLPYLVAFLPGLFFLLPDSSPIRLTGILLFLIVFLCCGVSPYTLLLSVLAFYANYVAGTWRKDSHRLEKTLYSLDEETQKSNVLNRRYLALEESQSLLQDNAILQERQRIARDIHDHVGHELTSAILQLKALEFRIADPSLLVPVRQLLEESMTEIRNSVHNLHDQSLNLAEEVQLLLDRYTYCPVYKEIHLQTEPPGAVHFTLLAAIKEALKNTATHSNATKAEILLSETPTFYRLLLVDNGTTAVKHPEAGNGLGLLSLQQRVDALNGSMNISVENGFRLFITLPKEDV; translated from the coding sequence GTGAAGCGATTTTATTTGTGGGGTGGCGTCGTTCTTCTCTCCGTTCTTGCCACCTTCTTTTTGTCCGCGTTGCCTCTATCCGTGGATGCATATCTTCATATTCTGTTTATTCTTAGCGGCAATGCTCTATTTTATCTGTTGTCGCTTTTGGCACCGGAAAAAGTATCCCAAAAGCACAAGGCATTTCTTTTCCTTCTATCCGCGTCCTTAATCACCTTGTTCAGCGGATCGCTTCCCTATCTGGTGGCCTTCCTTCCGGGACTCTTTTTTCTTCTTCCGGATTCGTCCCCTATTCGTTTAACGGGTATCTTGCTTTTTCTTATCGTTTTTCTTTGCTGTGGCGTCTCGCCGTACACGCTGTTACTCAGCGTTCTCGCCTTTTATGCGAATTATGTGGCCGGTACATGGCGCAAAGACAGCCATCGCTTGGAAAAAACCTTGTATTCGCTGGATGAAGAGACGCAGAAATCCAATGTGCTCAACCGTCGTTATCTCGCTCTGGAAGAATCGCAGTCTCTTCTGCAGGATAATGCCATCCTTCAGGAACGACAGCGCATTGCGCGGGATATCCATGACCACGTCGGGCATGAGCTGACGTCTGCCATTCTCCAGTTAAAAGCGTTGGAATTTCGAATCGCAGATCCATCCCTGCTTGTTCCTGTCCGTCAATTACTGGAGGAGAGTATGACGGAAATCCGTAACAGCGTACACAATCTGCATGATCAATCGTTGAATTTAGCCGAAGAAGTTCAGCTCCTATTGGATCGCTATACCTACTGTCCGGTCTATAAAGAAATCCATCTGCAAACCGAACCACCTGGTGCAGTCCATTTTACGCTTCTGGCCGCCATTAAGGAGGCATTAAAAAACACTGCCACCCATTCCAATGCGACAAAAGCGGAAATTCTTTTAAGCGAGACGCCAACGTTTTACCGCTTATTGCTTGTGGATAACGGTACGACAGCTGTCAAACATCCTGAAGCCGGCAATGGGCTTGGCCTGCTTTCCCTACAACAGCGCGTAGACGCCTTGAACGGTTCCATGAACATCTCCGTGGAAAACGGCTTTCGTCTGTTTATCACGTTGCCAAAGGAGGACGTATGA
- a CDS encoding type II toxin-antitoxin system Phd/YefM family antitoxin, translating to MPNIKTSTDLRNNYNEISSFCHESDEPLFITKNGRGDLAVMSIDFYNRMMGRYELYQLLEQSEADFAQDRTMSFADSLKSVRESLENGTL from the coding sequence ATGCCCAATATCAAAACCAGTACGGATTTACGTAACAACTATAATGAAATTTCTTCTTTCTGTCACGAATCTGACGAACCGCTTTTTATTACAAAAAACGGGCGCGGTGATTTAGCGGTAATGAGCATTGATTTTTATAACCGGATGATGGGAAGATATGAGCTTTATCAGCTGCTTGAGCAAAGTGAAGCCGATTTTGCGCAGGATCGCACCATGTCCTTTGCAGACTCCCTGAAAAGTGTCAGAGAAAGTTTGGAAAATGGAACACTATGA
- a CDS encoding OadG family transporter subunit: protein MNPFGLSDALFVSAFSMLIVFLILILLTAIISLLKYIPGGEEEAPKKPAKKAPAAAKAAAKSALDGRMIAMLTASCVAQERAKGDVRVLSCREL, encoded by the coding sequence ATGAATCCATTTGGTTTAAGCGATGCCCTTTTCGTCAGCGCGTTTTCGATGCTCATTGTATTTCTCATCCTGATTTTGCTAACGGCTATTATCAGCTTGTTGAAGTATATTCCGGGCGGCGAAGAAGAAGCGCCGAAAAAGCCGGCTAAAAAAGCGCCGGCCGCTGCAAAGGCTGCCGCAAAATCGGCCTTGGACGGTCGCATGATTGCCATGCTCACAGCCTCCTGCGTGGCGCAAGAGAGAGCAAAAGGCGATGTGCGTGTTCTCTCCTGCCGTGAACTGTAA
- a CDS encoding ABC transporter permease, which yields MRKLFAYHLKQIIRQREALIWGFSLPVVLLLIFSMVFRPTTKEDLSLPVSRIGLIQGQEADFPDFMADLEAKKGVWKNQKWTEETPEKNAKLPLVYGNFSTLEEARAAMNAGAIDAIVLDAKAGKYETRMARSYVLMIVQQILRSYQTKTNMEEIAKSAVTKAPTSVPAVAQEQKVEALEVNPDLRTGGVDQMLSFQFACIAYITFYAFSMGNHLLDNLHANQGPLGLREQISPLERRKSFVLHFGAYLVIYIGFTLVLYLLLRLLGAEAATKTNIWALLLLLFLGQCCGIVIGVVVAALLPEAKGVRQAIGILLPLFLGFLSGMMVSGVRTSVQAAAPLLDALNPVNMVNDGLYGLYTQGVGEIYHTAMAHLAITLVLFLGITIIALRRDRYESL from the coding sequence ATGCGTAAACTTTTCGCTTATCACCTGAAACAGATCATCCGCCAGCGGGAAGCGCTGATTTGGGGTTTTTCCTTGCCGGTTGTGCTCTTACTCATTTTCAGCATGGTCTTTCGTCCGACCACAAAGGAAGACCTCTCTTTGCCGGTCAGTCGTATCGGGTTGATTCAAGGACAAGAGGCGGATTTCCCGGATTTTATGGCGGATCTTGAGGCCAAGAAAGGCGTTTGGAAAAATCAAAAGTGGACAGAGGAGACGCCGGAAAAAAATGCTAAACTTCCACTCGTGTATGGCAACTTCTCCACACTCGAAGAAGCGCGAGCCGCGATGAATGCCGGCGCTATCGACGCCATCGTACTGGATGCCAAAGCCGGAAAATATGAAACGCGCATGGCGCGTTCCTATGTGCTGATGATTGTACAGCAGATATTGCGCTCGTACCAAACCAAAACCAATATGGAGGAAATTGCAAAATCTGCTGTGACAAAAGCTCCAACATCGGTGCCGGCGGTAGCGCAAGAACAAAAAGTAGAAGCGCTGGAAGTAAATCCGGATCTGCGTACAGGCGGCGTCGATCAAATGCTCAGTTTTCAGTTCGCCTGCATTGCCTACATCACCTTTTATGCGTTTTCCATGGGCAATCATCTTTTGGATAACTTGCATGCGAACCAAGGCCCACTTGGCTTGCGAGAGCAGATATCCCCATTGGAGCGTCGGAAAAGCTTTGTGCTTCATTTTGGCGCCTATCTGGTCATTTATATCGGCTTTACCCTGGTTCTCTACCTACTGCTTCGCCTCCTTGGCGCAGAAGCGGCGACGAAGACGAATATTTGGGCTCTTTTGCTTCTGCTTTTTTTGGGGCAGTGTTGTGGCATCGTGATCGGTGTTGTGGTGGCTGCCCTGTTGCCGGAAGCAAAAGGGGTCCGCCAGGCCATCGGTATCTTATTGCCCCTTTTCTTAGGCTTTTTGTCGGGCATGATGGTTTCCGGCGTACGGACGAGTGTGCAGGCTGCTGCCCCGTTATTGGATGCACTCAATCCGGTTAATATGGTGAACGACGGTTTGTATGGTCTCTATACACAGGGAGTGGGCGAGATTTATCATACGGCGATGGCGCATCTGGCTATCACCCTCGTTCTTTTTCTTGGCATCACCATCATCGCATTAAGGAGGGATCGCTATGAGAGCCT
- a CDS encoding response regulator transcription factor, producing MNLVIVDDDPIVVESLRLIIEGGSKSYPEAITVVGTGNSGEDAVELYAKTHPDILLLDIRMEGMNGLDAAKEILRQDPHAPILFLTTFLDEDYIVEALRLGARGYLRKSGVESLLPSLYAVQNGHHVYGDEIVEKLPHLLQRPHQAANDPFAALKEDEWNIVRLVSEGKSNKEIADALHFSEGTIRNYLSLIMEKCQVQGRTQLAIAFYKAGHIH from the coding sequence ATGAATTTAGTCATTGTGGATGATGATCCCATTGTCGTCGAAAGTCTTCGTCTCATCATTGAAGGCGGCTCAAAAAGCTATCCCGAGGCCATTACGGTGGTCGGAACGGGAAACAGCGGGGAGGATGCTGTAGAGCTCTATGCAAAAACCCATCCGGACATTTTGCTTCTGGACATTCGTATGGAAGGCATGAACGGACTCGATGCAGCGAAAGAAATTTTGCGCCAGGACCCCCATGCGCCGATTTTATTTCTCACGACGTTTCTGGATGAGGACTATATTGTGGAAGCGCTTCGCCTCGGCGCACGCGGCTATTTGCGAAAGTCCGGCGTGGAGTCCCTTCTTCCCTCTCTCTACGCCGTGCAAAACGGGCATCACGTCTATGGCGATGAAATTGTAGAAAAATTACCGCACCTGCTTCAACGTCCTCACCAAGCCGCCAACGATCCGTTTGCCGCGCTAAAGGAGGACGAATGGAATATCGTGCGTTTGGTCTCCGAAGGAAAAAGCAATAAAGAAATTGCGGATGCCCTTCACTTCTCGGAAGGAACCATCCGCAATTATCTCAGTTTAATTATGGAAAAATGTCAGGTGCAGGGGCGCACGCAACTGGCCATTGCCTTTTACAAGGCCGGCCACATTCATTAG
- the thyX gene encoding FAD-dependent thymidylate synthase gives MQIIPPSIEILGNPDPRQMLRNMEAAGRVCYKSEANIKENTAGPFLRRLVQSGHESVIEHEKLSVKIICDRGVTHEIVRHRIASYSQESTRYCNYTKDKFGNELTFIKPLFWNEGDTCYTLWKEQMASIEKGYFALIEAGATPEEARSILPNSLKTEIVVTMNMREWRHFLRLRGSKAAHPQIREIVRLLLPKFRELLPDLFEDITID, from the coding sequence ATGCAGATTATTCCTCCGTCCATAGAGATTCTGGGAAATCCGGATCCCCGTCAGATGCTGCGCAATATGGAAGCGGCAGGGCGCGTTTGCTACAAAAGCGAAGCGAATATCAAAGAAAATACGGCGGGACCGTTTCTGCGCCGTTTGGTACAAAGCGGGCATGAGAGCGTGATCGAACACGAAAAGCTCAGTGTGAAAATCATCTGTGACCGCGGCGTGACGCATGAAATCGTTCGTCATCGCATTGCCAGCTACAGCCAGGAAAGCACGCGCTACTGCAATTACACCAAAGATAAGTTTGGAAACGAGCTTACCTTCATCAAACCACTGTTCTGGAATGAGGGCGACACTTGCTACACCCTATGGAAAGAACAAATGGCTTCCATTGAGAAAGGCTATTTTGCTTTGATTGAAGCCGGTGCGACACCGGAAGAAGCGCGCAGCATTTTGCCGAACAGCCTAAAAACGGAAATCGTCGTAACGATGAATATGCGGGAATGGCGCCATTTCCTGCGCCTGCGCGGCTCCAAAGCGGCGCATCCGCAAATTCGTGAGATCGTTCGCCTTCTGTTGCCGAAGTTCCGGGAGCTGTTGCCGGATCTGTTTGAGGACATTACGATAGACTAA